From the genome of Pseudomonas helvetica:
GAAACGAAACCGAACTTCGGCAGGCGACGATGCAGCGGCTGTTGACCGCCTTCAAAGCCTGGAGCAATGGTGCCACCGGAGCGGGAGGTTTGACCTTTGTGACCACGGCCACCAGTCTTACCCAAACCACTACCGATACCACGGCCCGGACGATGCTTTTCGCGACGGGAACCCGGCGCTGGACTCAGATCATTGAGTTTCATCGATTAACCCTCGACACGCAGCATGTAGTAAGCCTTGTTGATCATCCCGCGATTCTCGGGAGTATCCTGGACTTCTACAGTGTGACCGATGCGACGCAGACCCAGACCCTTAACGCACAGTTTGTGGTTAGGGATGCGGCCGGTCATGCTTTTGATCAGCGTTACTTTAACGGTAGCCATGATCAGAAGATCTCCTTGACGCTTTTGCCACGCTTGGCGGCAATGGATTCAGGAGACTGCATAGCTTTCAAACCTTTGAAAGTGGCGTGAACCACGTTTACCGGGTTAGTCGAGCCGTAGCACTTGGCCAGAACGTTCTGAACGCCAGCAACTTCGAGGACAGCACGCATAGCGCCGCCAGCGATGATACCGGTACCTTCAGAAGCAGGCTGCATGTACACCTTCGAAGCGCCATGGGCGGACTTCATTGCGTACTGCAGAGTGGTGCCGTTCAGATCAACTTGGATCATGTTGCGGCGAGCAGCTTCCAT
Proteins encoded in this window:
- the rpsE gene encoding 30S ribosomal protein S5, whose product is MSNNDQKRDEGYIEKLVQVNRVAKTVKGGRIFTFTALTVVGDGKGRVGFGRGKSREVPAAIQKAMEAARRNMIQVDLNGTTLQYAMKSAHGASKVYMQPASEGTGIIAGGAMRAVLEVAGVQNVLAKCYGSTNPVNVVHATFKGLKAMQSPESIAAKRGKSVKEIF
- the rpmD gene encoding 50S ribosomal protein L30, encoding MATVKVTLIKSMTGRIPNHKLCVKGLGLRRIGHTVEVQDTPENRGMINKAYYMLRVEG